The following proteins are encoded in a genomic region of Vicingaceae bacterium:
- a CDS encoding UPF0721 transmembrane protein, whose product MELAGYIASLLIGISLGIIGSGGSILTVPVLVYLFNVDPVLATAYSLFIVGSTALAGFFTYLKSKLFDFKVALFFGLPSLVAVFLTRKYIIPAIPDVIFETSSGFQLTKGSLLLFIFAILMVLSSYKMIRSKNEQNPDPELSNEKKSKYYYWFVLAEGLVVGTLTGMVGAGGGFLIIPALVLITKLPMKKAVGTSLLIIAIKSLTGLLGEPNLLAFDWVFLLSVTAIAIAGILIGKALANKIPSKHLKPAFGWFVLILGLLMIAKEAFF is encoded by the coding sequence ATGGAATTAGCCGGTTATATAGCTTCTTTGCTCATAGGAATCTCTCTTGGCATTATTGGAAGCGGAGGAAGCATTCTTACCGTTCCTGTTTTGGTGTATCTATTTAATGTTGACCCAGTGTTGGCAACTGCTTATTCTTTGTTTATTGTTGGATCAACAGCGCTTGCCGGTTTTTTCACCTATTTAAAAAGCAAATTATTTGACTTTAAAGTGGCTCTTTTCTTCGGGCTTCCATCGTTGGTTGCCGTTTTTCTGACAAGAAAATACATAATTCCGGCCATACCCGACGTAATTTTTGAAACATCATCGGGTTTTCAACTTACCAAAGGATCTTTGTTGCTTTTCATTTTTGCCATTTTGATGGTACTTTCTTCCTACAAAATGATCCGGTCAAAAAACGAACAAAACCCCGATCCGGAGCTTTCTAATGAGAAAAAAAGCAAGTATTATTATTGGTTTGTCTTGGCCGAAGGTTTAGTGGTAGGAACACTGACCGGTATGGTTGGTGCCGGTGGTGGTTTTTTAATCATTCCTGCCCTTGTATTGATTACAAAACTGCCGATGAAAAAAGCCGTTGGGACCTCTTTGCTGATCATTGCCATAAAATCACTGACAGGACTGCTTGGCGAACCCAATCTTTTAGCGTTTGATTGGGTGTTTTTGTTGAGTGTTACAGCTATTGCCATTGCAGGAATTTTAATAGGCAAAGCTCTGGCCAATAAAATTCCTTCCAAGCATCTCAAACCGGCTTTTGGTTGGTTTGTGTTGATTCTGGGATTGCTTATGATTGCCAAAGAGGCCTTTTTTTGA
- a CDS encoding MBL fold metallo-hydrolase, translating into MKIEQIWTGCLAQGAYYIVSGNEAAIIDPLRETKPYLERLEKDNVKLKYIFETHFHADFVSGHLDLSKKTGAPIVYGPGAACEFDCIKAQDGQIFEIGQVKIKVIHTPGHTPESVCYLLIDENGKEKALFTGDTLFLGDVGRPDLAQGVTQRSKEELAGWLYDSIYNKILPLPDDIIIYPAHGAGSACGKNMMSITYDTLGNQKKVNYALNQPSKEAFIEAVLDGLPEPPGYFKYNVEMNKKGYSSVDEVINQGMRKLSVEEFETVAESVRPVILDTRKAEDFAKGFIPNSINIGLNGDFAPWVGTLIVDVKHPILLVTEPGKEEESVVRLSRVGFDNVLGHLDGGFEAWKKAGKEIDKVNRITAQQFAQEFKPGESIVYDVRKPSEYRLGHVEGAENKPLAEINEWIRDINPEKHFYLHCAGGYRSMIAASILLSRGYRNFSEIEGGFKAISETKVPITTKSGTTA; encoded by the coding sequence ATGAAAATCGAACAAATTTGGACGGGTTGCCTGGCTCAAGGAGCATATTATATTGTTTCAGGCAACGAAGCTGCCATCATTGATCCGCTTCGCGAAACCAAACCGTATCTAGAAAGATTAGAAAAAGACAATGTAAAACTTAAGTACATTTTCGAAACTCATTTTCACGCCGATTTTGTAAGCGGTCATTTGGACCTTAGCAAAAAAACCGGTGCACCCATTGTTTATGGACCCGGAGCCGCCTGTGAGTTTGATTGTATTAAAGCACAGGATGGCCAAATTTTTGAAATCGGACAAGTGAAAATCAAAGTAATTCACACTCCGGGGCACACTCCCGAAAGTGTTTGTTATTTGTTGATCGACGAAAACGGTAAAGAAAAAGCTTTGTTTACCGGCGACACTTTGTTTTTGGGTGACGTGGGCCGCCCCGATCTGGCACAAGGCGTAACACAACGTTCTAAAGAAGAACTGGCCGGGTGGCTATATGACAGCATTTACAACAAAATTTTACCCTTGCCCGACGATATTATCATTTATCCTGCCCATGGAGCCGGATCGGCTTGCGGCAAAAACATGATGAGTATAACCTACGACACTCTGGGCAATCAGAAAAAAGTAAATTATGCCCTCAACCAGCCAAGCAAAGAGGCCTTTATTGAAGCCGTATTGGATGGTCTGCCCGAGCCTCCCGGATATTTTAAATATAACGTTGAAATGAACAAAAAAGGCTACTCAAGTGTTGATGAAGTGATAAATCAAGGTATGCGTAAATTGAGTGTGGAAGAATTTGAAACCGTGGCCGAAAGTGTCAGACCGGTAATTTTGGACACCAGAAAAGCTGAAGATTTTGCCAAAGGATTTATTCCAAATTCGATAAATATCGGACTCAATGGTGATTTTGCCCCCTGGGTGGGAACTTTGATTGTGGATGTAAAACATCCTATCTTGCTTGTTACCGAACCGGGCAAAGAAGAAGAATCGGTTGTGCGCTTAAGCCGCGTAGGTTTTGACAACGTGCTCGGACATCTCGATGGCGGGTTTGAAGCTTGGAAAAAAGCAGGCAAAGAAATTGACAAAGTCAACCGTATAACGGCTCAACAATTTGCCCAAGAATTCAAACCCGGAGAATCGATTGTTTATGACGTGAGAAAACCCTCAGAATACCGTTTAGGTCATGTAGAAGGCGCCGAAAACAAACCTTTGGCCGAAATCAACGAATGGATCAGAGATATCAACCCCGAAAAACATTTTTACCTTCATTGTGCCGGTGGCTACAGAAGCATGATTGCTGCAAGCATCTTATTGTCGAGGGGTTACCGCAATTTCTCCGAGATTGAAGGAGGTTTTAAGGCCATCTCTGAAACCAAAGTGCCCATTACAACCAAATCCGGCACTACCGCTTAA
- the asnS gene encoding asparagine--tRNA ligase yields the protein MFFLFIEPKKQEVEICGWVRTFRNNQFISLYDGTCPAHFQIVIDFQKYPEDILKKITTGTSLHIKGNLVPSLGKGQKSEIQASQIEILGECPADEYPLQPKKHSLEFLREIAHLRLRTQTFGSVFRIRSFLAQAIHQFFGEKGFFYFHSPIITAADCEGAGEMFRVTTLNLYELPKTENGEIDFREDFFGKEVMLTVSGQLEAELAATALSKVYTFGPTFRAENSNTTRHLAEFWMIEPEMAFAGLQENMDLAEEMLKYLIARLLKECSDDLEFLEKRQLDEEKQKPQKDRLNMPLREKLHFCLEHSFERITYTEAIDILLNSNYHKKKKFVFPVAWGMDLQSEHERYLVEKHFNKPVIITDYPKDIKAFYMRLNDDQKTVRAMDVLFPGIGEIIGGSQREERYDILVKRMREMNVSEKEMYWYLDIRKFGSVPHAGFGLGFERMVQFVTGMGNIRDVIPFPRTPKNCEF from the coding sequence ATGTTTTTCCTTTTCATTGAACCAAAAAAACAGGAAGTAGAGATATGTGGTTGGGTGCGTACTTTTCGCAACAACCAATTCATTTCTCTTTACGATGGTACTTGTCCGGCGCATTTCCAGATAGTGATCGACTTTCAAAAATATCCCGAAGACATTTTGAAAAAAATTACTACCGGAACTTCTTTGCACATCAAAGGAAATCTGGTACCCTCCCTTGGCAAAGGGCAAAAATCGGAGATTCAGGCCTCACAAATAGAAATTTTGGGCGAATGCCCGGCAGATGAATATCCTTTGCAACCAAAAAAACACAGTTTGGAGTTTCTTCGCGAAATTGCCCATCTTCGATTGCGAACCCAAACATTTGGTTCTGTTTTTCGTATCAGAAGTTTTCTGGCTCAAGCCATTCATCAATTTTTTGGAGAAAAAGGATTTTTTTATTTTCATTCACCCATCATCACCGCTGCCGATTGCGAAGGAGCAGGCGAAATGTTTCGTGTCACCACATTGAATCTTTATGAACTTCCAAAAACTGAAAACGGAGAAATTGACTTCCGTGAAGATTTTTTCGGAAAAGAAGTGATGCTTACTGTTTCTGGTCAACTTGAAGCCGAATTGGCCGCTACGGCACTTTCTAAAGTTTATACGTTTGGTCCTACTTTTCGTGCCGAAAACTCCAACACAACCCGTCATCTTGCAGAGTTTTGGATGATTGAGCCCGAAATGGCATTTGCCGGTCTTCAAGAAAACATGGATTTGGCAGAAGAAATGTTGAAATATCTCATAGCGCGTCTATTGAAAGAATGTTCCGATGATTTGGAATTTTTGGAAAAACGACAACTCGACGAAGAAAAACAAAAACCACAAAAAGACCGCCTCAACATGCCATTAAGGGAAAAACTTCATTTCTGCCTGGAACATTCATTCGAAAGAATCACCTACACCGAAGCCATCGATATTTTATTGAATTCCAATTACCACAAAAAGAAAAAATTTGTTTTTCCGGTTGCCTGGGGCATGGACTTACAATCCGAACACGAACGCTATTTAGTGGAAAAGCATTTCAACAAACCGGTCATCATTACCGATTATCCCAAAGACATCAAGGCCTTTTACATGCGGCTCAACGATGACCAAAAAACCGTAAGGGCTATGGATGTATTGTTTCCCGGAATCGGCGAAATCATTGGTGGTTCGCAACGCGAAGAAAGATACGATATTCTGGTCAAACGCATGCGCGAAATGAACGTTTCCGAAAAAGAAATGTATTGGTATCTCGACATACGCAAGTTTGGTTCGGTGCCACATGCCGGTTTTGGTCTTGGTTTTGAAAGAATGGTGCAATTTGTCACAGGCATGGGCAATATACGGGATGTGATTCCATTTCCAAGAACACCCAAAAATTGTGAGTTTTAA